In the genome of Ancylomarina subtilis, one region contains:
- a CDS encoding lamin tail domain-containing protein encodes MKTLVLFKVFFFLFLTMGSLQAQEVIYSANFNEDIGKGFDGDVLNDISGVNWTLDVSACIFYDAGDYVKVVDTGSDRLEALDCNGEAIWKSSVLDISSYTGINISVLAAETGTGSTANNKYIKLCYILDGGVEVPFFESTVDWTSSTATENGLEGFSLQLVARMKTTYASDKIYIDDILVTGTPIVVSNDELTQVLEPTSQVNVQNLSSIANDIGSAQALLKFRLSEPLSSDELDTKISSIKFKNIASDHPADLSSQFEGFVIYDGTEFISTSSVDISSDEVILNFSEGDFTLADNSSHEYELRTYLKTTGIIDGQKVQIELAAGAAGITTFSSGSGFDIANSTAVISPEHQISVVDTKLNFTTIPINDIIKNSIFTVSLNATDKNGNTDLDANPLIDISLATGSGVLAGNLSDNMTLGEVVFDNLVYNLIEDIEIQASAIGFNSIISGPISITSAKSTQAHVVDWLPDDLHISSLAVTEDDYKEVFRFQISDAGDDEVETVLKKIRLISGDANTVNWANEIGGFQIKINDKIVNADYQKSESDLIILFSENDVLASISDGETIDLSLCIYLTENSTDGSTFQATIDSTHSQWEVNGSHLVEEFTGDLVGKSFEVDVEGTELIFTNKPPKTLLINSVFGIELGAVDKFGNQDSNSSIEANVSVASGTGELTSDSGLQKNLTDGKYVWTDLSYNKAENFTILVEAAGMKPVMSETISSLDANSNILKSTSPISSKSLSTIAISPDNSEVVFNFIIKDEATFDLTPTLISSMKFYNKLDDSGLDWKKHLAGSVLMKDGDVVAQTTKIELDYISFTSLEIEIENGKQAEYELGIYFKKSLLPDHAQFQLEIRKEHDWKSSTTGSSLLSELTEPIVSALHKIEVFSDRLSFISSPKGIAPDEEFSLVLAAVDAYQNIDKDQNSSINLNLVSGDGDLTQTGAMGNLVDGQLKIDGLNYSGKHAFELEVSGDLAPDVQSIFVQNESLIISDDFESQNLDVWQNRYDWTSSSYLPIGGAYSLKHNLTNATGDSYILKPIPEIQIGAESIYWEFLLKNSDWDPSSANYFVFHLLMDFNDPELADQLYSVGVNLSGSDDLLSLWKTNDDDSELLIKSDFDWSEEEQVAIKVEYTAKGEWKLYYNRLGDKSNWLEAGRVISEVVNEAEIWYTGLDFNFESASRAGELWFDDFTIERYNTAPFLRNYAVYSDSIVLRFSEDLNFNESSKGGNFSLKRDDNDVFIKEIKASNKKNELVLQLQDKLMTGKYNLRIEGIQDLLGSVSELMSIEFDFYEETKQYDLVINEILADESPVVGLPEYEFIEIYNTRDYSVNIKNFKLRVGNTVKILSDFELPAHDYLILCSNAAVDFYKEFGQILGLSSFPSLTNSGARISLESSSGVLLDEVTYSSDWYGDDEKMDGGWTLERVDCNNHSWQADNWQPSMDESGGTPGRENSIVGINPDVISPRLLAYDLINSNTIDLFFSEYLELSQALMLENFSLDQGMGHPDSVVELENEKFALRLNFPQDFEHNIQYQLLFSDQLVDLAGNPIEENGFEFLIADLPQVGDLVINEVLFNPYPGGADYIELLNLSGRIIDIRDLFIANRDENYQIDQVYPLSDKSQMLEAGTYLLVSTDTANIKLNYSHCDEKTFLQLKNLPSYNDDEGRVVLLNRNLEQVDDFAYDEDMHVQNLTSDEGVSLERINPFKETNSTSNWISAAQSIDFGTPGMQNSSYDIDEVEINTLGFKSKIFSPDNDGVDDRLIINFDLDKSGYVANIRVYNSFGKEIRRLASNLTLSTKDELFWDGLLANKERAPIGVYVIYFELYHPDGDVKTYKKTCVLGGKLK; translated from the coding sequence ATGAAAACACTTGTTTTATTTAAAGTATTCTTTTTTTTATTCCTGACTATGGGGAGCTTACAAGCTCAGGAGGTGATTTATTCGGCAAATTTTAATGAAGATATTGGGAAAGGATTTGATGGGGATGTATTGAATGATATTTCAGGTGTAAATTGGACTTTAGATGTGAGTGCTTGTATTTTTTATGATGCTGGTGATTATGTGAAAGTAGTTGATACAGGCTCCGATAGATTAGAAGCTTTAGATTGCAATGGAGAAGCGATCTGGAAGAGTTCTGTTTTGGATATTTCTAGCTATACAGGGATTAATATATCTGTTCTGGCTGCTGAAACCGGTACGGGTTCAACCGCTAATAATAAATACATTAAGCTCTGCTATATTTTAGATGGAGGAGTTGAAGTTCCATTTTTCGAAAGTACTGTTGATTGGACAAGTTCAACGGCTACAGAAAATGGTTTAGAAGGTTTCAGTTTGCAACTTGTTGCTCGAATGAAAACCACTTATGCATCAGATAAAATATATATCGATGATATTTTAGTTACGGGTACTCCTATTGTTGTTTCCAATGATGAATTAACTCAGGTCTTAGAACCGACGAGTCAAGTGAATGTTCAAAATCTTAGCTCAATTGCCAATGATATTGGTTCCGCTCAAGCTTTGTTGAAGTTTAGATTGTCAGAGCCTTTAAGTTCTGATGAATTGGATACTAAAATCTCATCGATCAAGTTCAAAAATATAGCTTCTGATCATCCTGCAGATCTCTCAAGTCAGTTTGAAGGCTTTGTGATTTATGATGGAACTGAATTTATTTCAACAAGCTCCGTTGATATAAGTTCGGATGAAGTCATTTTGAATTTTTCAGAAGGTGATTTTACTCTTGCAGATAATTCTTCTCATGAATATGAACTGAGAACTTATCTGAAAACTACAGGAATTATTGATGGGCAGAAAGTTCAGATAGAATTGGCAGCCGGAGCTGCTGGAATTACAACCTTTTCATCCGGATCAGGATTTGATATAGCGAATAGCACCGCAGTGATTTCGCCTGAACATCAAATTTCTGTGGTAGATACAAAATTGAATTTTACGACAATTCCAATAAATGACATTATCAAAAATTCCATTTTTACAGTCTCTCTTAATGCGACAGATAAGAATGGGAATACGGATCTAGACGCAAATCCATTGATAGATATTAGTCTTGCCACGGGGAGTGGTGTTTTAGCTGGTAATTTGTCGGATAATATGACCTTAGGTGAAGTTGTATTTGATAATTTGGTTTATAATCTGATAGAAGATATTGAAATACAGGCTTCAGCAATAGGCTTTAATTCTATTATTTCTGGTCCAATTTCTATTACGAGTGCAAAATCAACTCAGGCACATGTGGTTGATTGGCTACCTGATGATCTGCATATTTCATCCTTAGCGGTTACCGAAGATGATTATAAAGAGGTTTTTCGTTTTCAAATTTCGGATGCTGGGGATGATGAAGTTGAGACTGTCCTGAAAAAAATCAGATTGATATCAGGTGATGCGAATACGGTAAATTGGGCAAATGAGATTGGTGGATTTCAAATAAAAATCAACGATAAGATTGTTAACGCTGATTATCAGAAAAGCGAAAGTGATCTCATTATTTTGTTTTCTGAGAACGATGTTCTTGCATCAATATCTGATGGGGAGACAATAGATTTATCCCTGTGTATTTATCTGACTGAAAATTCTACAGATGGATCAACTTTTCAGGCAACAATCGATAGTACACATTCTCAATGGGAGGTTAATGGAAGTCATCTGGTTGAAGAGTTTACAGGTGATTTGGTGGGGAAAAGCTTTGAAGTTGATGTTGAGGGCACAGAACTTATTTTCACAAATAAGCCTCCAAAGACATTGTTGATAAATTCTGTGTTTGGAATTGAATTAGGAGCGGTCGATAAATTTGGTAATCAGGATTCCAATTCGAGTATTGAAGCGAATGTTTCTGTGGCATCAGGCACTGGGGAATTAACTTCTGATTCAGGCTTGCAAAAGAATTTGACGGATGGAAAATATGTATGGACAGATCTAAGTTACAATAAAGCTGAAAATTTCACCATTCTGGTTGAAGCTGCTGGAATGAAACCAGTGATGAGTGAAACTATCTCGAGCTTGGATGCGAATTCAAACATTCTAAAATCGACCTCACCTATATCGTCTAAAAGTTTGAGTACTATTGCGATTAGCCCGGATAACTCAGAAGTGGTTTTTAATTTTATTATAAAGGATGAAGCGACTTTTGATTTAACTCCAACTCTTATCAGTTCAATGAAATTTTATAATAAACTTGATGATTCCGGCCTTGATTGGAAGAAACATTTGGCTGGTTCGGTTTTAATGAAGGATGGAGACGTTGTGGCTCAAACGACAAAAATAGAGCTGGATTATATTTCATTCACCTCTTTGGAGATTGAGATTGAAAATGGAAAGCAGGCTGAGTATGAATTAGGCATTTATTTTAAGAAAAGTTTATTGCCTGATCATGCTCAATTTCAACTTGAAATTAGAAAAGAACATGACTGGAAAAGCTCGACCACAGGTTCATCCCTATTAAGTGAATTGACAGAGCCGATTGTGTCAGCTCTGCATAAGATTGAGGTGTTTTCTGATCGCTTGTCCTTTATCTCTTCCCCTAAAGGAATTGCTCCGGATGAAGAATTCAGTCTGGTTTTAGCTGCAGTTGATGCCTATCAGAATATCGATAAAGATCAAAATTCATCTATCAACCTCAATTTGGTTTCGGGTGATGGTGACTTAACTCAAACGGGAGCTATGGGTAATTTGGTCGATGGACAATTAAAAATTGATGGCTTGAATTATTCGGGTAAGCATGCTTTTGAATTAGAAGTGAGTGGTGATTTGGCTCCGGATGTTCAGTCAATTTTTGTGCAAAATGAATCCCTAATTATATCTGATGATTTTGAATCTCAGAATTTAGATGTCTGGCAAAATCGTTATGACTGGACTTCGTCTTCATATCTACCTATCGGTGGGGCTTATAGTTTAAAGCACAATCTAACAAATGCGACAGGTGATAGTTATATTCTGAAACCCATTCCAGAGATTCAGATTGGTGCAGAGTCTATTTATTGGGAATTCTTACTTAAAAATTCGGATTGGGATCCTTCATCGGCAAATTATTTTGTTTTCCATTTATTGATGGATTTCAATGATCCCGAATTAGCTGATCAGCTGTATTCAGTCGGCGTAAATCTGTCCGGTTCTGACGACCTGTTAAGTTTATGGAAAACAAATGATGATGATTCGGAGCTCTTGATAAAATCTGATTTTGATTGGAGTGAAGAAGAACAGGTTGCTATAAAGGTTGAATATACTGCAAAAGGGGAATGGAAACTTTATTATAATCGTTTAGGAGATAAGTCGAATTGGTTGGAGGCAGGTCGGGTTATCTCTGAAGTTGTAAATGAGGCTGAGATTTGGTATACCGGACTTGATTTTAATTTTGAATCAGCTTCACGGGCAGGTGAACTTTGGTTTGACGATTTTACAATTGAGAGATATAACACGGCACCTTTTCTTAGAAATTATGCTGTTTATTCTGATTCAATAGTCCTCCGTTTTTCAGAAGATCTGAACTTCAATGAGTCATCAAAAGGGGGAAATTTTAGTTTAAAGCGAGATGATAATGACGTTTTCATAAAGGAAATTAAAGCATCCAATAAAAAGAACGAGCTGGTTTTACAGTTGCAGGATAAATTGATGACAGGCAAATATAATCTGAGAATTGAAGGGATTCAGGATCTTTTAGGTTCTGTTTCTGAATTGATGAGTATTGAATTTGATTTTTATGAAGAAACGAAGCAATATGATTTAGTTATAAATGAAATTCTAGCAGATGAATCGCCGGTTGTGGGCTTGCCGGAATATGAATTTATTGAGATATATAATACCAGAGATTATTCTGTTAACATTAAAAATTTCAAACTAAGGGTTGGCAATACTGTGAAAATTCTTTCTGATTTTGAACTTCCAGCTCATGATTATTTAATTCTGTGTTCGAATGCAGCAGTTGATTTCTATAAAGAGTTTGGACAAATATTAGGCCTTAGTAGTTTCCCAAGTCTGACCAATTCAGGTGCCCGTATTTCCTTAGAATCTTCGTCAGGTGTATTGCTTGACGAAGTCACATACTCATCGGATTGGTATGGTGATGATGAAAAAATGGATGGTGGTTGGACTTTGGAAAGAGTCGATTGTAACAATCATTCCTGGCAAGCCGATAATTGGCAGCCATCAATGGACGAATCGGGAGGTACGCCTGGGAGGGAGAATTCAATTGTAGGGATTAATCCGGATGTTATTTCACCTCGTTTATTAGCTTATGATTTGATTAATTCGAATACCATCGATCTCTTTTTTAGTGAATATTTGGAATTGAGTCAAGCCTTAATGCTTGAAAATTTTTCTTTAGACCAGGGGATGGGGCATCCCGATTCAGTTGTTGAGCTTGAGAATGAAAAATTCGCTTTACGACTGAATTTCCCTCAGGATTTTGAACACAATATTCAATATCAGCTGCTGTTTTCTGATCAACTTGTCGATTTAGCAGGGAATCCGATTGAAGAGAATGGGTTTGAATTTTTAATTGCTGATTTGCCTCAGGTAGGTGATTTGGTTATTAATGAAGTGTTGTTTAATCCATACCCTGGTGGAGCAGACTATATTGAATTGCTTAATCTCTCTGGTCGAATCATTGATATTCGGGATTTGTTTATTGCCAATCGGGATGAAAATTATCAAATCGATCAGGTTTATCCTTTGAGTGATAAATCCCAAATGTTGGAAGCAGGGACTTATCTTTTGGTGAGTACAGATACGGCGAATATCAAGTTGAATTACAGCCATTGTGACGAAAAGACTTTTTTACAATTGAAGAATTTGCCCTCTTATAATGATGATGAAGGGCGTGTGGTTCTTTTAAATCGGAATCTGGAGCAGGTAGATGATTTTGCTTATGATGAAGATATGCACGTGCAGAATCTTACTTCAGATGAAGGTGTTTCATTGGAGAGAATTAATCCCTTTAAAGAAACGAATTCGACATCAAATTGGATTTCGGCGGCTCAGAGTATTGATTTTGGAACACCTGGTATGCAAAATTCATCCTATGATATTGATGAAGTTGAAATCAATACCCTTGGATTTAAGAGCAAAATATTTTCGCCGGATAATGATGGGGTGGACGATAGGCTGATCATTAATTTTGATCTTGACAAAAGCGGTTATGTGGCCAATATTAGAGTTTATAACAGTTTTGGGAAAGAAATCAGACGCTTGGCAAGCAATTTGACATTATCGACGAAAGATGAATTGTTTTGGGATGGCTTATTGGCAAATAAGGAGCGAGCCCCCATAGGGGTTTATGTCATCTATTTTGAATTGTATCATCCTGACGGAGATGTGAAAACCTATAAAAAGACTTGTGTTTTGGGTGGTAAATTGAAATAA
- a CDS encoding aspartate-semialdehyde dehydrogenase codes for MKIAVVGATGLVGQKILEVLTERNFPVDELYPVASERSKGKKIEFRGKQVAVIGMKEAIELKPHIAIFSAGGNTSLEWAPEFEKVGTFVVDNSSAWRMHPEKKLIVPEINSSELTVDDKIIANPNCSTIQMVVALAPLHKKYKIKRLIISTYQSISGTGVKAVKQLENERAGIDGEMAYPYPIDKNCLPHCDVFEENAYTKEEMKLINETRKILCDDSIRITATAVRVPVVGGHSESVNIEFEKDFDLDELKTILSQSEGIILQDEPEKNIYPMPRFAHEKNEVFVGRIRRDFSNPNSLNMWIVADNLRKGAATNAIQIAEYLTQSGIVR; via the coding sequence ATGAAAATTGCTGTCGTAGGCGCCACAGGTTTAGTGGGACAAAAAATTCTTGAGGTATTAACCGAAAGAAATTTCCCTGTAGATGAATTGTATCCCGTTGCAAGTGAAAGATCAAAGGGGAAAAAGATCGAATTTAGAGGTAAACAGGTAGCGGTAATTGGCATGAAAGAAGCAATTGAATTAAAACCTCATATTGCCATTTTCTCAGCTGGTGGTAATACCTCTCTTGAGTGGGCTCCTGAATTCGAAAAAGTAGGAACGTTTGTTGTTGATAATTCTTCAGCCTGGAGAATGCATCCTGAAAAAAAATTAATTGTACCTGAAATTAATTCTTCTGAACTTACAGTTGATGATAAAATTATCGCCAACCCAAACTGTTCTACCATACAAATGGTTGTTGCGCTAGCACCTCTTCATAAGAAATATAAAATTAAACGCCTGATCATCTCAACTTATCAATCGATTAGCGGAACCGGTGTAAAAGCTGTGAAGCAATTAGAAAATGAACGCGCTGGTATAGATGGTGAAATGGCCTACCCATACCCAATTGATAAAAACTGCTTGCCTCATTGTGATGTATTCGAAGAGAATGCCTACACAAAAGAGGAAATGAAATTGATTAATGAGACCAGAAAGATTCTCTGTGATGACTCAATTCGAATTACAGCAACTGCGGTTCGTGTTCCTGTTGTTGGTGGTCATTCAGAATCGGTAAATATTGAATTCGAAAAGGATTTTGATTTAGATGAGTTGAAAACTATTCTTTCTCAATCAGAAGGAATTATTCTTCAAGATGAACCCGAGAAAAATATTTATCCAATGCCACGATTTGCTCATGAAAAAAACGAAGTCTTTGTAGGAAGAATTCGTCGTGATTTCTCAAATCCTAACAGTTTAAATATGTGGATTGTTGCTGATAACCTTCGTAAGGGTGCCGCAACTAATGCTATTCAGATTGCTGAATATCTAACTCAAAGTGGAATCGTTAGATAA
- the hflX gene encoding GTPase HflX — translation MGDFLNNKIESEKAILIGVIDQSQGMTEEIVNEYLDELDFLALTAGAETVKRFTQKLQHSHPKTFVGTGKLEEISNYLESNPEVSLVIFDDELSPSQLRNIERELKCKILDRTNLILDIFASRAQTANAKTQVELAQYQYLLPRLTRLWTHLERQRGGIGMRGPGETQIETDRRIILEKISKLKEDLKKIDKQKTVQRKNRDKMVRVALVGYTNVGKSTLMNVLSKSDVFAENKLFATLDTTVRKVVIQNVPFLLADTVGFIRKLPHNLVESFKSTLDEVREADIILHVVDISHPNFEDHINVVNETMAEIDKKEKPRFLVFNKIDAFSYVKKDEDDLTPKLRENYSLDELKKMWVAKGDTPCLFISAKEKDNIEEFREQVYNVIRDIHSARFPYNNFLYQDYSNLSEDDE, via the coding sequence ATGGGAGATTTCCTTAATAATAAAATAGAATCGGAAAAAGCAATTTTGATTGGTGTTATAGATCAATCTCAAGGGATGACGGAAGAAATTGTGAATGAATACCTTGATGAGTTGGATTTTCTTGCTTTAACAGCCGGGGCTGAAACGGTTAAGCGTTTTACTCAAAAATTACAACATTCACATCCTAAAACCTTTGTTGGAACTGGAAAGTTGGAAGAGATTTCAAATTATCTTGAATCGAATCCGGAGGTAAGTTTGGTGATTTTTGATGATGAATTATCTCCATCCCAATTGCGAAATATCGAAAGAGAACTGAAATGTAAGATCTTAGATAGAACGAATCTTATTCTTGATATTTTTGCCAGTCGTGCCCAAACGGCCAATGCAAAAACTCAGGTTGAATTGGCACAGTATCAGTATTTATTGCCACGATTAACGCGTCTTTGGACTCACCTTGAACGTCAGCGAGGTGGTATTGGTATGCGTGGACCTGGTGAGACTCAAATTGAGACCGACCGTCGTATCATTCTTGAAAAAATATCAAAGCTTAAAGAAGATCTTAAGAAAATTGATAAGCAAAAAACGGTACAGCGAAAGAATCGTGATAAAATGGTTCGTGTTGCCTTGGTTGGTTATACCAATGTTGGCAAGTCAACACTGATGAATGTTTTGAGTAAATCAGATGTATTCGCTGAAAATAAGCTTTTCGCAACTTTGGATACGACAGTTAGAAAGGTTGTGATTCAGAATGTCCCTTTTTTACTAGCTGATACGGTTGGATTTATCAGGAAACTGCCTCATAATTTGGTTGAATCTTTCAAATCGACATTGGATGAGGTGCGTGAGGCGGATATTATTTTACATGTTGTTGATATTTCGCATCCAAATTTCGAAGATCATATTAATGTGGTGAACGAAACCATGGCTGAAATCGATAAAAAAGAAAAACCTCGCTTTCTGGTTTTCAATAAAATTGATGCTTTCAGCTATGTGAAAAAAGATGAGGATGATTTGACGCCGAAGTTACGAGAGAATTACAGCCTTGATGAATTAAAGAAAATGTGGGTTGCCAAAGGTGATACACCTTGTTTATTTATTTCTGCCAAGGAGAAGGATAATATTGAAGAGTTTAGAGAACAAGTATATAATGTCATTCGTGATATTCACTCGGCTCGTTTCCCTTACAATAATTTCTTATATCAGGATTATAGTAATTTGAGCGAGGACGACGAATAA
- a CDS encoding energy transducer TonB produces MEVKKSQKADLENKRGLFLEIGLALTLAIVFLAFEWRVDTSEATVLEAEQEIQAEEEIIPITRQEPVKPPPPPPPAPKVADVLNIVDNDEEIEDELEIEDSEADMDEEVEIQVVEEEEEEDEQQVFVIVEDMPEFPGGDLELQKWIARSIKYPVIAQENGITGRVYVGFVVNKLGAIENVKIMRGVDPSLDKEAVRVIKNMPKWKPGKQRGKAVKVSYTVPINFQLQ; encoded by the coding sequence ATGGAAGTTAAGAAGTCACAAAAAGCAGATCTGGAGAATAAGAGAGGTCTTTTTCTTGAGATTGGTCTGGCTCTTACTCTTGCTATTGTGTTTCTAGCCTTTGAGTGGCGAGTTGATACAAGCGAAGCCACTGTGTTGGAAGCAGAGCAAGAAATCCAGGCTGAAGAGGAAATTATTCCTATTACTCGTCAAGAGCCTGTTAAGCCACCACCACCACCACCACCAGCTCCTAAAGTTGCTGATGTTTTGAACATTGTGGATAACGATGAAGAAATTGAAGACGAACTAGAAATTGAAGACTCTGAGGCCGACATGGACGAAGAAGTTGAAATTCAAGTTGTTGAGGAGGAGGAAGAAGAAGATGAGCAGCAGGTTTTTGTAATCGTAGAAGATATGCCTGAATTTCCAGGTGGAGATCTTGAATTACAGAAATGGATTGCTAGATCTATTAAATATCCTGTGATTGCACAAGAGAACGGTATTACCGGACGTGTATACGTTGGTTTTGTTGTTAACAAACTTGGTGCCATCGAGAATGTGAAGATCATGAGAGGGGTTGACCCATCTCTTGATAAGGAAGCTGTTCGGGTTATCAAGAATATGCCAAAATGGAAACCTGGTAAGCAACGTGGTAAGGCTGTAAAAGTGTCTTATACTGTACCGATCAATTTCCAATTACAATAA
- a CDS encoding energy transducer TonB, with translation MEVKKTQKADLENKRGLFLQIGLVLTLAIVFLAFEWRVESSEADELDIVQELQVDDEIIPVTTTEPIKPPPPPPPAPRIADVIDIVDNDEDIDEVLEIVDSGTTMDEEVRIQVQADVEEDDEEKIFVIAENMPEFPGGDQALFNWISSTVRYPVIAQENGITGRVYLSFVVNKQGGIENVKVIRSVDPSLDKEAIRVINKMPKWIPGKQRGKPVNVSFSVPINFQLQ, from the coding sequence ATGGAAGTAAAGAAAACACAAAAGGCAGATCTGGAGAATAAAAGGGGTCTTTTTCTCCAAATTGGTTTAGTTCTTACTCTGGCAATAGTATTTTTAGCTTTCGAGTGGCGTGTTGAATCATCTGAAGCAGATGAATTAGACATCGTACAGGAACTTCAGGTTGATGATGAAATCATCCCGGTTACAACAACAGAACCTATTAAGCCACCACCACCTCCTCCTCCGGCACCAAGAATTGCAGATGTTATTGATATAGTTGATAATGACGAGGATATAGATGAAGTTCTAGAGATAGTCGATTCAGGAACAACTATGGATGAAGAGGTGCGAATTCAGGTACAGGCTGATGTTGAAGAGGATGACGAAGAAAAAATATTTGTCATTGCTGAAAATATGCCTGAATTTCCCGGGGGAGATCAAGCTCTGTTTAATTGGATCTCAAGCACTGTGAGATACCCTGTCATTGCTCAGGAAAATGGGATTACAGGACGCGTGTATCTTAGTTTTGTTGTGAATAAGCAAGGTGGCATCGAAAATGTAAAGGTTATACGAAGCGTTGATCCATCACTTGATAAGGAAGCCATTCGAGTGATTAATAAGATGCCTAAATGGATACCAGGCAAACAAAGAGGAAAACCTGTTAATGTATCCTTTTCTGTTCCAATTAATTTTCAGCTGCAGTAA